In one Thermosipho ferrireducens genomic region, the following are encoded:
- a CDS encoding GspE/PulE family protein, which produces MTEKKYKRLGDILIEKGIITELDLKKALEIQRETKKPIGQVLVELGYCTWEQLTKALAEQYNVNFYSKIPEIDSSLRNKFKKELMEELRFLPVKEDEKKITIVTDNVYNIPLIKRRLKFFLNKDVEIYLIAPDLFEEMKMIFSSSAGLNLEVDNIIYNISEEESEEAIEEEPSHEDTPIVRLVNNIIEHAIELDASDVHIEPTSRKVIIRYRIDGVLKRVTEYPKISHNSVITRIKILSKLDITERRLPQDGKFFIKKEGEQYDFRVSTMPSVHGEKIVMRILKVSHSKRRLEDSGYTKYNFVRIQKLIEHPHGIILVTGPTGSGKSTTLVGIINTLNHEGVNIITAEDPVEYTIEGITQCQVNPEIGLTFARYLRAFLRQDPDIIMVGEIRDRETAQLAVEASLTGHLVLSTLHTNTAVGAIDRLINMGIDPSLISASLIGVIGQRLVRKVCKDCAVKKVLPEEYENLAKKLYPEKETVQYIGNGCQVCNNTGYKGRTAIAEVLMVDDEIRKAINQKASTSELTRVARKNGMRTLFEDGFLKVLSGETTLEEVLRIAGGYNAEQL; this is translated from the coding sequence AAAACCCATTGGACAGGTGCTGGTGGAGTTAGGTTATTGTACCTGGGAGCAGTTGACTAAGGCACTTGCAGAGCAGTATAATGTAAATTTTTATTCAAAAATCCCAGAAATTGATTCTTCTTTGAGAAATAAGTTTAAAAAAGAATTAATGGAAGAGTTGAGATTTTTACCTGTAAAAGAAGATGAGAAAAAAATTACGATTGTCACGGACAATGTATATAATATACCATTGATAAAAAGAAGGTTAAAATTTTTTCTCAACAAAGATGTGGAAATTTATCTTATAGCTCCTGACCTTTTCGAAGAAATGAAAATGATTTTTTCCTCCAGCGCAGGGTTGAATCTTGAAGTTGATAATATCATTTACAATATTTCTGAAGAGGAAAGCGAAGAAGCAATTGAAGAGGAGCCATCACATGAGGATACTCCTATAGTTCGTCTTGTGAATAATATAATAGAACATGCTATTGAACTTGATGCAAGTGATGTTCATATAGAACCAACTTCAAGAAAGGTTATTATAAGGTATAGAATAGACGGTGTACTGAAAAGAGTTACAGAGTATCCAAAAATAAGTCATAATTCGGTTATCACAAGAATAAAGATTCTTTCAAAACTTGATATTACCGAAAGAAGGTTACCTCAGGATGGGAAGTTTTTTATTAAAAAGGAAGGAGAACAGTACGATTTTAGAGTCTCTACAATGCCGTCTGTTCACGGCGAAAAAATTGTCATGAGAATATTAAAGGTTTCTCATTCTAAAAGGCGGTTGGAAGATTCCGGGTATACTAAATACAATTTTGTTAGAATTCAAAAACTAATAGAACATCCTCATGGGATAATCCTTGTGACTGGACCAACTGGAAGCGGAAAAAGTACTACGCTTGTTGGTATAATTAATACTTTAAATCACGAAGGAGTTAATATAATTACAGCTGAAGATCCTGTTGAATATACAATTGAAGGAATTACGCAGTGCCAGGTTAATCCTGAAATTGGATTGACCTTTGCGCGTTATCTTAGGGCCTTTTTGAGACAGGATCCTGATATAATAATGGTTGGAGAAATAAGAGACAGAGAAACTGCTCAATTAGCAGTAGAAGCATCATTAACCGGGCATTTAGTGTTGTCGACATTGCACACAAACACCGCTGTTGGTGCTATTGACAGACTTATAAATATGGGAATTGATCCGTCGCTTATAAGTGCCTCTTTAATAGGGGTAATTGGGCAGCGACTTGTAAGAAAAGTGTGTAAAGACTGTGCTGTTAAAAAGGTGTTGCCTGAAGAATATGAAAATTTAGCAAAAAAACTCTACCCGGAAAAGGAAACTGTTCAATATATAGGGAATGGTTGTCAGGTTTGTAATAATACAGGTTATAAAGGAAGAACAGCAATAGCAGAGGTTTTAATGGTAGATGATGAAATTAGAAAAGCTATAAATCAAAAGGCATCTACATCTGAGTTAACGCGAGTTGCCCGTAAAAATGGCATGAGAACATTATTTGAGGATGGTTTTTTAAAAGTGCTTAGCGGAGAAACAACGTTAGAAGAAGTGTTAAGGATAGCAGGGGGATATAATGCAGAACAATTATAA
- the frr gene encoding ribosome recycling factor: MKPVFIKQTEEKMKKSVNAIEEELKRLRTGRPSPAVLEEIKIDYYGVPTPVNQVATISVTEDRALVIKPWERNILNNIEKAIQASDLGLNPINDGNVIRLIFPTPTTEQREKWVKKSKEIVEQGKIAIRNIRRDVLKELKEMKKNGEMSEDDEKRYEKEVQSLTDKYIKELDSLFEKKEKEIMEF; encoded by the coding sequence ATGAAGCCTGTTTTCATCAAACAGACAGAAGAAAAAATGAAAAAAAGCGTAAATGCAATTGAGGAAGAGTTGAAAAGATTAAGAACAGGCAGGCCTTCACCTGCAGTTTTAGAGGAAATAAAGATTGATTATTATGGAGTACCTACGCCTGTTAATCAGGTGGCAACTATAAGTGTTACAGAAGATAGGGCGCTTGTAATAAAACCGTGGGAAAGAAATATATTGAATAATATAGAAAAAGCTATTCAGGCCAGTGATCTCGGTTTGAATCCCATAAATGATGGGAATGTAATAAGGTTGATATTTCCGACACCCACTACAGAACAAAGGGAAAAATGGGTGAAGAAAAGTAAAGAAATAGTTGAGCAGGGGAAAATAGCTATTAGAAATATAAGGAGAGATGTTTTAAAAGAATTAAAAGAAATGAAAAAAAATGGTGAAATGTCAGAAGACGATGAAAAAAGGTATGAAAAGGAAGTACAATCTCTGACTGATAAGTACATAAAAGAGCTGGATAGTTTGTTTGAAAAAAAGGAAAAGGAGATCATGGAATTTTGA
- the uppS gene encoding polyprenyl diphosphate synthase produces the protein MSLTHIAFIMDGNGRWARKRHKPRVEGHLRGAYKIEEVVQWCAERNVKYTTFFAFSTENWKRPKSEVDFIFNLLINKISEFYERMNKQGVRLIFTGRVKEISTRVYKICKEYEEKTRNNSRIIVNMALNYGGKAEIVDAVKKIIEKGIKEVDEKSFRNFLYAPEIPDPDLIIRTSGEMRLSNFLIWQAAYSELYFTDVYWPDFSEADLDEAIKDFNARQRRFGGIK, from the coding sequence TTGAGTTTGACACACATAGCTTTCATAATGGACGGTAATGGACGCTGGGCGCGAAAGCGTCATAAACCGCGTGTTGAAGGACACCTCAGAGGAGCTTATAAAATAGAAGAGGTCGTTCAGTGGTGCGCTGAAAGGAATGTAAAGTATACCACATTTTTTGCATTTTCAACTGAAAATTGGAAAAGGCCTAAAAGTGAAGTAGATTTTATTTTTAACCTTTTGATAAATAAAATCTCCGAATTTTACGAGCGAATGAACAAACAGGGAGTCAGGTTGATTTTTACAGGACGAGTTAAAGAGATAAGTACCAGAGTTTATAAAATCTGTAAAGAATACGAGGAAAAAACCAGAAATAATAGCAGAATAATAGTGAATATGGCACTGAATTATGGTGGAAAAGCGGAAATAGTGGATGCTGTGAAAAAAATTATTGAAAAGGGAATTAAGGAAGTAGATGAAAAAAGTTTTAGGAATTTTTTGTATGCTCCTGAAATCCCAGATCCAGATTTGATTATTAGAACATCTGGCGAAATGAGATTAAGTAACTTTTTAATATGGCAAGCTGCATACAGTGAACTTTATTTTACAGACGTTTATTGGCCGGATTTTTCCGAGGCAGATTTAGATGAGGCTATAAAAGATTTCAATGCTCGTCAAAGACGTTTTGGGGGGATAAAGTGA
- a CDS encoding phosphatidate cytidylyltransferase produces the protein MSETKVRVISALIIAPFVVACFVAYNSLVGLVASIVFLSSSELFFSTLKKYRKMGTLFFYIAIVTSYPVLYGIVFKDRPLELLSVLFITGITGTLYSVRRLDRVLEHYLMFALALIYISFNLSFFIPMYAKHGAALALLTLTLSWAFDSFAYFTGVNFGKHKISKVYSPNKSIEGVIGGIFGTVLYSFIYLWIANIFVSENIPLWYSLPFGIITGFFDTFGDLFESSIKRVYSVKHMGSIMPGHGGMLDRIDGLLFVVPIIYIFLEYF, from the coding sequence GTGAGTGAGACAAAAGTAAGAGTCATAAGTGCCTTAATAATTGCGCCATTTGTAGTTGCGTGTTTTGTAGCTTATAATAGCCTGGTTGGACTGGTAGCTTCTATAGTGTTTTTGTCAAGCTCTGAACTATTTTTTTCTACGTTAAAAAAATACAGAAAAATGGGAACACTATTTTTTTATATTGCTATAGTTACATCATATCCTGTGTTGTATGGGATAGTTTTTAAAGACAGACCTCTTGAGTTACTCAGTGTTTTATTTATAACAGGAATAACTGGTACTTTATATTCTGTTAGAAGACTTGATAGGGTTCTCGAACATTATTTGATGTTTGCTCTGGCATTAATTTATATATCATTTAATTTGTCTTTTTTTATACCAATGTATGCAAAACATGGAGCTGCGTTGGCACTTTTAACACTTACGTTAAGCTGGGCGTTTGATTCTTTTGCATACTTTACTGGTGTGAACTTTGGAAAACACAAGATATCAAAAGTTTATAGTCCTAACAAAAGTATTGAAGGTGTTATTGGAGGAATTTTTGGAACTGTTTTATACTCATTTATTTATCTCTGGATTGCCAATATTTTTGTTTCTGAAAACATACCACTCTGGTATTCTTTACCGTTTGGAATTATCACGGGCTTTTTTGATACGTTTGGAGATTTGTTTGAATCTTCCATAAAGAGAGTGTATAGCGTAAAACATATGGGTAGTATAATGCCAGGTCATGGAGGAATGTTAGACAGAATAGATGGTTTATTATTTGTTGTTCCAATAATTTATATTTTCTTAGAATACTTCTAA
- the alaS gene encoding alanine--tRNA ligase, whose translation MKYMESSEIRRTFLEFFEKKGHKILPSASLVPNDPQLLFTVAGMVPFKPIFWGKVKPVYRRVATCQKCIRTTDIENVGKTPRHHTFFEMLGNFSFGDYFKEKAIEWAWEFVTQILEVPEDKLWISVYEEDEEAYKIWSGLGIPEYKIVKMGKEDNFWGPVGPTGPCGPDTEIFYDTGIEVPTIDGKSPTPANTEGRFVEIWNLVFTEFYQDESGKLHPLEKKNIDTGAGLERIAAMMQGVYYNFDTDLFEPIIKRIEEVLGVKYKDLKKTDVSIRVIADHVRAVTFLIADGVLPSNEGRGYVLRRILRRALRHGALLNSKEPFLYKVVDAVVEKMGSIYPQIKKRASFIKEITLGEEERFLKNLSRGLELVEKIAHENNLYISGENAFKLYDTYGFPIDILKDIAEENGYELDEEGFEKYMSEQRERARAALGNVEFSKKTDYENLNVKTEFVGYEKMYSTSKVLSIKKGNNFVEHIENSEGEIVLSVTPFYPEKGGQVADTGVIKGPAGEMEVVHVYSPVEGVIVHKGYVSGRILVNDMVEAKVDTEKRKYTMKNHTATHILHAALRKLLGEHVKQAGSLVEPRRLRFDFTHYKALSKEEIVKIENLVNDVIMRAIPVVVEEKAYSEAVREGAVALFEEKYGDVVRVVKVGEFSEELCGGTHVHNTGEIGLFKIVSESSVSAGVRRIEAITGMNFLEKYRELTKIVDSVKDELEVSENDMIDKIQKYKEEIKKLKNEIKQLRSKNINFDEIFKNSKNINKIKFVTAVFEGMDSNVLREVADKLIDKGLDLVALFNVVSEDKILIVVKRKKGVENLHSGNIAKELARILGGGGGGRPDFAQAGGKLKNKLPEAIERLESLIKEC comes from the coding sequence TTGAAATATATGGAATCTTCGGAAATAAGGAGAACATTTCTTGAGTTTTTTGAGAAAAAAGGGCATAAAATATTACCAAGCGCATCGTTGGTACCTAATGATCCTCAACTTCTTTTTACTGTGGCTGGAATGGTTCCATTTAAACCTATATTTTGGGGAAAGGTAAAACCTGTTTATCGTAGGGTAGCGACATGTCAAAAATGTATAAGGACCACAGACATAGAAAATGTTGGAAAAACTCCAAGGCATCATACATTCTTTGAAATGCTTGGAAATTTTTCATTTGGAGATTATTTTAAGGAAAAGGCTATTGAATGGGCCTGGGAATTTGTAACTCAAATTTTGGAAGTTCCTGAGGATAAACTCTGGATTTCTGTCTATGAAGAAGATGAAGAAGCTTATAAAATCTGGAGTGGGCTGGGAATACCTGAATATAAAATTGTAAAAATGGGAAAAGAGGATAATTTCTGGGGACCTGTGGGGCCAACAGGCCCCTGTGGCCCTGATACGGAGATATTTTATGATACTGGTATAGAAGTTCCAACCATTGACGGAAAATCCCCGACGCCTGCCAATACAGAAGGTCGTTTTGTTGAGATATGGAATCTGGTATTTACAGAATTTTATCAGGATGAAAGTGGGAAACTGCATCCATTGGAAAAAAAGAACATAGATACCGGTGCAGGATTAGAAAGAATAGCTGCCATGATGCAGGGAGTTTATTATAATTTTGATACAGATTTATTTGAACCGATTATCAAAAGGATAGAAGAAGTTTTAGGGGTAAAATATAAAGATTTAAAAAAGACAGATGTTTCTATAAGAGTAATAGCAGATCATGTGCGGGCTGTGACCTTCCTGATAGCCGATGGAGTGTTGCCTTCAAATGAAGGAAGAGGTTATGTGCTGAGAAGAATATTGAGAAGAGCGTTAAGGCATGGAGCACTGCTGAATTCAAAAGAACCATTTTTATATAAAGTTGTTGACGCTGTGGTTGAGAAAATGGGTAGCATTTATCCACAGATAAAGAAAAGGGCGAGTTTCATAAAGGAAATAACTCTGGGAGAAGAAGAAAGATTTTTAAAGAATTTAAGCAGGGGTTTAGAACTCGTTGAGAAAATAGCTCACGAAAATAATCTTTACATAAGCGGCGAAAATGCATTTAAACTTTATGATACATATGGATTTCCAATTGATATTCTTAAAGACATAGCTGAAGAGAATGGGTACGAGCTTGATGAAGAAGGTTTTGAAAAATATATGTCTGAACAGAGAGAACGTGCGCGTGCCGCTCTCGGGAATGTGGAATTTTCTAAGAAGACCGATTATGAAAATTTAAATGTAAAGACAGAATTTGTCGGGTACGAGAAAATGTATAGCACTTCAAAAGTGCTATCAATAAAAAAAGGCAACAATTTTGTCGAACATATAGAGAATTCAGAAGGGGAAATAGTGTTATCTGTAACCCCTTTTTATCCTGAAAAGGGTGGACAGGTTGCAGATACAGGTGTAATAAAAGGACCAGCTGGTGAAATGGAAGTAGTCCATGTGTATTCCCCTGTTGAAGGAGTAATAGTTCATAAAGGCTATGTGAGCGGAAGAATTTTAGTAAACGACATGGTTGAAGCCAAAGTAGATACGGAAAAACGTAAATACACAATGAAGAATCACACAGCAACTCACATCTTGCATGCGGCTTTAAGAAAATTGCTTGGAGAACATGTAAAACAGGCTGGATCTTTAGTTGAACCCAGGAGACTTAGATTTGATTTTACACATTATAAAGCGCTTTCAAAAGAGGAGATTGTAAAAATAGAGAATCTGGTGAATGATGTTATTATGCGGGCTATTCCTGTTGTTGTTGAGGAAAAAGCGTATAGTGAAGCAGTTAGAGAAGGAGCTGTAGCGTTGTTTGAAGAGAAGTATGGAGATGTTGTAAGAGTAGTGAAAGTAGGAGAATTTAGTGAAGAACTATGTGGAGGTACGCACGTTCATAATACCGGAGAAATAGGTCTTTTCAAGATTGTATCCGAGAGTTCGGTAAGTGCTGGAGTCAGGAGAATAGAAGCCATAACAGGTATGAACTTTTTGGAAAAGTATAGAGAACTGACAAAAATAGTTGATTCTGTTAAAGATGAGTTGGAAGTTTCAGAAAATGATATGATAGATAAAATTCAAAAATATAAGGAAGAAATTAAAAAATTAAAGAATGAGATTAAACAGTTGCGTTCTAAAAATATTAACTTTGATGAAATCTTTAAAAACTCAAAAAATATCAATAAAATAAAATTCGTTACAGCAGTTTTTGAAGGAATGGATAGTAATGTACTAAGAGAAGTTGCTGATAAATTGATAGACAAAGGATTGGATCTTGTTGCGTTATTTAACGTGGTTAGTGAAGATAAGATTTTAATAGTTGTTAAGAGGAAGAAAGGTGTAGAAAATTTGCATTCTGGAAATATAGCAAAAGAGCTTGCCAGGATATTAGGTGGAGGCGGAGGTGGACGTCCAGATTTCGCTCAGGCGGGTGGTAAGTTGAAAAATAAATTGCCTGAAGCGATTGAAAGGCTTGAAAGTTTAATAAAGGAGTGTTGA
- the mreB gene encoding rod shape-determining protein gives MIFKRQDLGIDLGTANTLVYVKGKGIVVNEPSVVAINVETEEVIKVGEEAKRMLGKTPAYIKAIRPLKDGVIADYNIALAMLNYFINRAQNGFSLFRPMVVVGVPVGITEVESRAILEAGNEAGAKRVFLIEEPMATAIGANLNVEEPSGNMVIDIGGGTTEIAVISLGSLVTWTSIRLAGDELDESIVQYVREIYRVIIGERTAERVKMEIGNVYPDKEYDELETYITGIDLSTGLPKKLILKGGEIREALKPIVMQIIDATKSTIEKTPPELVADITEKGIVVAGGGSLLRGITKLISKETGIDAIRADEPMTCVARGAGMVLDKLDILSRLRRNE, from the coding sequence ATGATTTTTAAAAGACAGGATCTGGGAATAGATTTAGGTACGGCGAATACGTTAGTTTATGTGAAAGGTAAAGGAATAGTTGTAAATGAACCATCTGTAGTGGCGATAAATGTCGAAACTGAGGAAGTTATAAAAGTGGGGGAAGAAGCAAAGAGAATGCTCGGGAAAACCCCGGCATATATTAAAGCCATTCGTCCGTTAAAAGATGGTGTTATAGCAGATTACAATATTGCCCTGGCAATGCTCAATTATTTTATAAATAGGGCTCAAAATGGTTTTTCGTTGTTCAGACCAATGGTGGTTGTAGGCGTTCCTGTTGGTATAACAGAGGTAGAAAGCAGAGCTATTTTAGAAGCAGGGAACGAAGCAGGAGCAAAGCGTGTATTTTTAATAGAAGAACCTATGGCTACGGCAATTGGGGCAAATCTTAATGTTGAAGAACCTTCTGGAAATATGGTAATTGATATTGGTGGAGGAACCACGGAAATAGCTGTTATATCTCTTGGAAGCCTTGTGACGTGGACTTCCATCAGGTTAGCTGGAGATGAATTGGATGAGTCAATAGTTCAGTATGTTCGCGAAATATACAGGGTTATTATAGGAGAAAGAACTGCAGAACGTGTGAAAATGGAAATAGGGAACGTTTACCCTGACAAAGAATATGATGAACTTGAGACATATATAACAGGGATTGACCTTTCAACGGGGCTTCCTAAAAAATTAATATTAAAAGGCGGAGAAATCAGGGAAGCTTTGAAGCCCATTGTTATGCAAATTATAGATGCAACAAAGTCTACCATAGAAAAAACTCCTCCAGAACTTGTTGCGGATATTACTGAAAAAGGAATAGTTGTAGCAGGTGGTGGTTCTCTCTTGAGAGGAATAACTAAGTTAATTTCTAAAGAAACTGGTATAGATGCTATAAGGGCTGATGAACCTATGACATGCGTTGCGCGTGGAGCTGGTATGGTATTAGATAAGCTTGATATACTTTCGCGATTAAGGAGGAACGAATGA
- a CDS encoding diguanylate cyclase domain-containing protein, with protein sequence MAAYEKMSKEELIKKLRELEDENTALKNRQNELESLLYEYSEIVKRQFESFDSFIKDIGTKRMIDPLTRVYSREHIYKLINYYHQKAFEENFEYSLITVKALSFGESKELEKEHTLILIGKVLREAVRVPLDSIGRYNENTFIVLLTEITREDAIKVKERIAKLLELKIPELKFEIKLASYPSDSTNLEELIDMVKD encoded by the coding sequence ATGGCGGCTTATGAGAAAATGAGCAAAGAAGAACTTATTAAGAAGCTAAGGGAACTTGAGGATGAGAATACAGCTTTAAAGAATAGGCAAAACGAGCTCGAGTCGCTTTTGTACGAATATTCGGAGATAGTTAAAAGGCAGTTTGAATCTTTCGATAGTTTTATAAAAGACATTGGTACAAAACGAATGATTGATCCGCTTACCAGGGTATACTCTCGCGAACATATTTATAAGTTAATAAATTACTATCATCAAAAGGCTTTTGAGGAAAATTTTGAATATTCGTTAATAACTGTAAAGGCGTTAAGTTTTGGCGAAAGTAAAGAATTAGAAAAAGAGCATACCCTTATTTTAATAGGGAAAGTTTTAAGAGAAGCTGTAAGGGTACCACTCGACAGTATAGGACGATATAATGAAAATACTTTTATAGTTCTTCTTACTGAAATCACACGTGAAGATGCTATAAAAGTTAAAGAACGAATAGCAAAACTTTTAGAGCTTAAAATTCCTGAGCTTAAATTTGAAATAAAATTAGCTTCATATCCTTCTGATTCTACTAATTTAGAAGAGCTAATTGATATGGTTAAGGACTGA
- the murA gene encoding UDP-N-acetylglucosamine 1-carboxyvinyltransferase, which yields MGYFLVKKSTLEGTVKISGAKNSALPILAASLLTDEQVVLKNIPDLADVQTMFCILREAGKKVVFENNTVTISGQVKNGEISYELVRRMRASFNVLGPLASVLGSAKVALPGGCAIGVRPVDFHIKGLERLGFVIEIEHGEICAKFEKKEREVTYFLPFPSVGATEHIMTTAVLLNGITIIENAAMEPEIVDLQDFLNKMGGKVKGAGSNRIEIEGVSSLKGVEYTIIPDRIEAGTYAIALAATGGSGFVENIVPEHLETLWEILKQTGTTVKKFKDKIFIKAPEKKYSAKINVLPYPGFPTDLQPQIMVYLSTASGVSTITENVFKNRFLHVDELRRMGADIYLSDGTAIINGVKSLSGAKVEGTDLRASAALLIAGFMANGYTEIHNDFHILRGYERVVDKFRKLNGIIEHVER from the coding sequence ATGGGATACTTTTTAGTTAAAAAATCTACCTTAGAGGGAACAGTTAAGATCTCCGGTGCTAAAAATTCTGCACTTCCCATTCTGGCAGCATCTTTGTTAACGGATGAACAGGTTGTATTAAAAAATATTCCCGACCTTGCCGATGTGCAAACCATGTTTTGTATTCTCAGAGAAGCGGGGAAAAAAGTTGTTTTTGAAAATAACACAGTAACCATAAGTGGCCAGGTGAAAAATGGAGAAATTTCTTACGAACTTGTTAGGAGAATGAGAGCTTCTTTTAATGTATTGGGGCCACTTGCATCTGTTTTGGGAAGCGCAAAAGTTGCATTGCCAGGGGGATGTGCTATAGGTGTTAGACCAGTAGATTTTCATATAAAAGGTCTGGAAAGATTAGGGTTTGTTATAGAAATAGAACACGGTGAAATATGTGCGAAATTTGAAAAAAAAGAAAGAGAAGTGACTTATTTTCTGCCATTTCCAAGTGTTGGGGCCACAGAGCATATTATGACAACCGCTGTTTTACTTAATGGGATTACAATTATAGAAAATGCTGCTATGGAACCGGAAATAGTAGATCTTCAGGATTTTCTAAATAAAATGGGAGGAAAAGTTAAAGGTGCAGGGTCTAACAGGATAGAGATAGAGGGTGTTTCTTCGTTAAAAGGGGTAGAATATACCATAATTCCAGACAGAATAGAGGCAGGAACATATGCAATAGCATTAGCTGCGACTGGAGGCTCAGGCTTTGTTGAGAACATTGTTCCAGAACATCTTGAAACACTGTGGGAGATTTTGAAGCAAACCGGTACGACAGTAAAAAAATTTAAAGATAAGATATTTATAAAAGCACCTGAAAAAAAATATTCAGCAAAAATTAATGTTTTACCATATCCCGGTTTTCCCACAGACCTTCAACCTCAAATAATGGTTTACCTGTCCACAGCCTCTGGCGTGAGTACAATAACAGAAAATGTATTTAAAAATAGATTTTTGCATGTAGATGAACTAAGAAGGATGGGAGCTGATATATATTTATCAGATGGAACAGCGATTATAAATGGAGTAAAAAGTTTAAGTGGAGCCAAAGTGGAAGGAACGGATTTGAGAGCAAGCGCTGCGCTTTTGATAGCAGGATTTATGGCAAATGGCTATACTGAGATACATAATGATTTTCATATTTTACGTGGTTATGAAAGAGTTGTGGATAAATTTAGAAAATTAAATGGAATAATTGAGCATGTAGAAAGATAA